The DNA segment TTTCGGGATCCGGGTCGGGACAGGCGCCTGCCTCGGAATGGGCGTTCGCCGCCGACGAGCGGTGGAGCGCGGTACAGGCCGCCTCCCAGTCCGGGCCGCCGAACTACACGGCGGCGGGATTGCCCCGGCGCAGGAAGGGGGCACAGTTGTTGCCCGGCAGTCTTTCCTCGGCGGCCGGCCAGGCGAGCAGGCCGAAAGCGGAGCGCGATCCCGCCGACGTGCGGGGCAGGCTCAGCAGTTTCCAGCAGGGTATTCGCCGAGGCCGGCATCGGACCGCTCAGGCGAGCGAGAGCAGTCAAGAGAAAGTGGAGGGTGAATGACCGCGCCGGAACGGGCTCAGCCCCAACAGAATCAATTCGGCTGGCTGGTGAACGACTTCGCGGAGCGTGTCCCCGGAGTCGCGCACGCCGTGGTGGTGTCAGCGGACGGCCTGCTGCTCACCGCGTCCAACCGGCTTCCGCTCGACAGAGCCGACCAGCTCGCGGCCGTCGCCTCGGGCCTGGTGAGCCTCACCCAGGGCGCGGCGCGCTGCTTCGAGGCAGGGGCCGTGAGCGAAACCGTGGTGGAGATGGAACTCGGCATCATGGTGCTGATGTCCATCAGCGACGGTTCGTGCCTCGCGGTGCTCGCCGCCCCCAACTGCGACATCGGGCAGGTGGCCTATGAGATGACACTGCTCGTGGACAGGGTGGGCCAGATTCTCACTCCCGAGCTGAGGGCGCAGTTGCAGGGCGTCACCAGCTCGTTCGTCGGCGAACCGGTGGGTTGAGCTGGCGACGATGAGTACGGGGCCTGGCCGGACAGGGGACGACGATTCCGGCACCTTCGCCGATCTCGTCAACGGGTTCGCGCTCGGTCCGGGTCATCGCGGCCTGAGAAAAGGCAGAGAGCACAGGGGGGACCGCGGTGAACCTCGCGGCAGGCAAACACCCCCTTTCACCGAGATGTCCCACCCAGCCGGCCTACCCGGCACGATCGGGGCCCCGACCGGAGAGGAGCAGCTTGTGTCGGCCGAAGCCGTCCCGTTGTACCCAGCGGAGGAAACGGATTTCGTGCGTCCCTACGCCATTACCGGAGGTAGGACGAAGGCCAACTATCCATTGGAGCTCGAAACCCTGGTCTCCACCCGCGAGGCGGCTGTGTTTGCGGTGCCCGACCAGATCGAGCACAAGCTGATCATGGAAGAATGTCGGACCCCACACTCGGTCGCCGAGATCGCTGCGGCGCTGCGCGTCCCGCTCGGCGTGGCGCGGGTGCTGATCAGTGACGCGGCGGACGCGGGGCTGGTCACCGTGCACAGGACCATCTCCGGTGATGAGGGTGCCGAAGCGCATTTGATGTTGATGGAAAGGGTTTTGAGTGGACTCCGTCGGCTTTAAGGCACCGCGCGAAGCCGCGCCGAAGACCATGACCTCGGCCAAGATCGTCGTGGCCGGTGGCTTCGGAGCGGGAAAGACGACCTTCGTCGGGTCGGTTTCGGAGATCGTGCCGTTGACCACCGAGGCGATGATGACGGACGCGAGTACCGGCATCGACGACCTCGAAGCGACGCCGAACAAGGCGACGACGACCGTCGCCATGGACTTCGGCAGGGTGTCGCTCGACGAGGACCTGATCCTCTACTTGTTCGGTACGCCGGGCCAGCAGCGGTTCTGGTTCATGTGGGACGACCTCGTCCGCGGCGCGATCGGCGCGGTCGTGCTCGCGGACACCCGCAGGCTGGCCGACTCGTTCGCGCCGGTCGATTTCTTCGAGGACAGGGGACTGCCCTACATCGTGGGCGTCAACACCTTCGACGGCGTATTGCAGCACGACCTGCAAGACGTGCGGGAGGCGCTGTCGATCGACCCGAGTATCCCGATCGTGCGATGCGATGCCAGGGACAAGGAGTCGACGAAGCAGACGCTCATCACGCTCGTCGAGTACGCGATGCGGCAGTGGATCGCGTTGCGCTCGCCGAATTCCGCCGCGGAAGGGCCGGTGACCACGCCCTGAATCGATCCGGGGGCCGCTGAGACGGCCATCACGGACACACTTGGTTTTAAAAAGGTAGGAAGTCCAAGTATTTTGGAGGCATGACCTCCGAACTGCACCGGCCTGCGCACCCCGTCCGGTTCGTGACCGCCGCGAGCCTTTTCGATGGTCACGACGCGTCCATCAACATCATGCGGCGCATCCTGCAATCGCAGGGCGCCGAGGTGATTCACCTGGGGCACAACCGCTCGGTGGACGAGGTCGTCACCGCGGCCATCTCCGAAGACGTCCAAGGGGTCGCGATCAGCGCGTACCAGGGCGGGCACGTCGAGTACTTCACCTATCTCGTCGAGCTGCTGCGGGAGCGGGGAGCCGGGCACGTCAAGGTCTTCGGCGGTGGTGGCGGCGTCATCGTGCGCGAGGAGATCGAGCTACTGCACTCCAGGGGTGTCGCCCACATCTTCTCGCCGGACGACGGGCTCACCATGGGCCTGCCCGGAATGATCAACTCGATGATCAGGGAGTGCGACGCCGACCTCGCCGCCACCCCCGTCGGCTCCGTGGATTCCCTGCTCTCCGGCGATCTGCCGACCCTCTCGCGCACGATCACCCGGCTACAGCAGGACGAGCTCCCGGCCGAGTGGCGCTCGGCCATTACCGAGGCCGCCCGCGCGCGTACCGTGCCGGTGCTCGGCATCACGGGTACCGGCGGATCGGGGAAGTCCTCGCTCACCGATGAGCTGGTCCGGCGCTTCCGCCTCGACCAGCAGGACAAGCTGCGGATCGCGGTGCTGGCGATCGACCCGACCCGGCGAAGGGGTGGCGGCGCGCTGCTCGGCGACCGCATCCGCATGAACTGCCTCGAAGGCGACACCGTCTTCTTCCGGTCGCTGGCCACTCGCACGGCAGGCGGCGAGATACCCACCGGTCTCGACGAGGCGGTGCTCGCGTGCAAGGCGGCCGGTTTCGACCTGGTCGTCGTCGAGACGCCAGGCATCGGCCAGGGCGACGCGGGGATCGTCGACCACGTCGACCACGCGCTGTACGTGATGACGCCGGAGTTCGGCGCTGCATCCCAGCTTGAGAAAATCGACATGCTCGACTTCGCCGACGTCGTCGCCATCAACAAGTTCGAGCGAAGGGGCGCCGAGGACGCCCGGCGCGACGTGGCCCGTCAGCTCGTCCGCAACCGCGAGGAGTTCCACCTCGGTCCCGATGACATGCCGGTGTTCGGGACCAGCGCGGCGACCTTCAACGACGACGGAGTCACCGCCCTGTACCAGAACCTGCGCGACGCGCTCGCCGAGCGAGGACTGGGAGTGCACCAGGGAGTGCTGCCCGAGGTGACCGGCAAGGTGTCGACGGGACTGGCCACCGTGATCCCCTCCGGCAGGGTGCGTTATCTCGCCGACATCGCCGGAACGGTTCGTGACTATCACCGGAACACGGCCGAGCAGGTCGCCGCCGTCAGGGCGAGCGAACAGTTCGCGGCGACGTTGCGCGCGCTCACCGAAGCGGGAGCCGGTGACGGCGCGACCGGCGCGGTCGAAGAACTCGCCACGCGCGCGAAGTCCGCTGTGGACGATTCGAGCGCCACGTTGCTCGCCGAGTACGAGAAACTCGCCGAGTCCTACCGCGATGACGAACTCGTGTTCACCGTCCGCGACAAGGAGCTGCGGACCCAGTTGTGGAGGGAAACCCTTTCGGGAAGCCGGATTCCCAGGGTCGCGTTGCCCCGTTACACCGACAAGGGCGAGCTGCTTTCCTTCCTGCGCAGGGAACACCTCCCCGGCTACTTCCCCTACACGGCTGGTGTTTTCCCCTTCAAGCGGGAAGGGGAGGACCCGGCGAGGATGTTCGCGGGTGAGGGCGACGCGTTCCGCACCAACCGGCGGTTCAAGTACCTTTCCGCGGACT comes from the Prauserella marina genome and includes:
- the icmF gene encoding fused isobutyryl-CoA mutase/GTPase IcmF, with protein sequence MTSELHRPAHPVRFVTAASLFDGHDASINIMRRILQSQGAEVIHLGHNRSVDEVVTAAISEDVQGVAISAYQGGHVEYFTYLVELLRERGAGHVKVFGGGGGVIVREEIELLHSRGVAHIFSPDDGLTMGLPGMINSMIRECDADLAATPVGSVDSLLSGDLPTLSRTITRLQQDELPAEWRSAITEAARARTVPVLGITGTGGSGKSSLTDELVRRFRLDQQDKLRIAVLAIDPTRRRGGGALLGDRIRMNCLEGDTVFFRSLATRTAGGEIPTGLDEAVLACKAAGFDLVVVETPGIGQGDAGIVDHVDHALYVMTPEFGAASQLEKIDMLDFADVVAINKFERRGAEDARRDVARQLVRNREEFHLGPDDMPVFGTSAATFNDDGVTALYQNLRDALAERGLGVHQGVLPEVTGKVSTGLATVIPSGRVRYLADIAGTVRDYHRNTAEQVAAVRASEQFAATLRALTEAGAGDGATGAVEELATRAKSAVDDSSATLLAEYEKLAESYRDDELVFTVRDKELRTQLWRETLSGSRIPRVALPRYTDKGELLSFLRREHLPGYFPYTAGVFPFKREGEDPARMFAGEGDAFRTNRRFKYLSADSEAKRLSTAFDSVTLYGFDPATRPDIYGKVGTSGVSIATLDDMKALYDGFDLTAPSTSVSMTINGPAPTILAFFLNTAIDQRIEAFKEQHGREPSEEEAGGIREWTLRQVRGTVQADILKEDQGQNTCIFSTEFSLRMMADIQEWFIEHEVRNFYSVSISGYHIAEAGANPISQLAFTLANGFTYVESYLARGMDIDDFAPNLSFFFSNGMDAEYSVLGRVARRIWAVAMRERYGAGDRSRKLKYHVQTSGRSLHAQEMSFNDIRTTLQALCALYDNANSLHTNAYDEAITTPSESSVRRAMAIQMIINKEWGLAKNENPLQGSFIIDELTDLVEEAVLMEFDRISERGGVLGAMETGYQRGRIQDESILYERLKHDGSLPIVGVNTFRNPGAAEDDVEVELARATEDEKRSQLDRLADFQRRHHDDAQQALKELREAATRGDNLFGALMDAARVCSLGQITEAFFEVGGQYRRNV
- a CDS encoding DUF742 domain-containing protein; translated protein: MSTGPGRTGDDDSGTFADLVNGFALGPGHRGLRKGREHRGDRGEPRGRQTPPFTEMSHPAGLPGTIGAPTGEEQLVSAEAVPLYPAEETDFVRPYAITGGRTKANYPLELETLVSTREAAVFAVPDQIEHKLIMEECRTPHSVAEIAAALRVPLGVARVLISDAADAGLVTVHRTISGDEGAEAHLMLMERVLSGLRRL
- a CDS encoding roadblock/LC7 domain-containing protein, translating into MTAPERAQPQQNQFGWLVNDFAERVPGVAHAVVVSADGLLLTASNRLPLDRADQLAAVASGLVSLTQGAARCFEAGAVSETVVEMELGIMVLMSISDGSCLAVLAAPNCDIGQVAYEMTLLVDRVGQILTPELRAQLQGVTSSFVGEPVG
- a CDS encoding GTP-binding protein: MDSVGFKAPREAAPKTMTSAKIVVAGGFGAGKTTFVGSVSEIVPLTTEAMMTDASTGIDDLEATPNKATTTVAMDFGRVSLDEDLILYLFGTPGQQRFWFMWDDLVRGAIGAVVLADTRRLADSFAPVDFFEDRGLPYIVGVNTFDGVLQHDLQDVREALSIDPSIPIVRCDARDKESTKQTLITLVEYAMRQWIALRSPNSAAEGPVTTP